A part of Rhodamnia argentea isolate NSW1041297 chromosome 8, ASM2092103v1, whole genome shotgun sequence genomic DNA contains:
- the LOC115744779 gene encoding thioredoxin reductase 1, mitochondrial-like, protein MSFCPRRLTSLLRKARSLIGLATTASTAASLSSSPAAAASMDDLQTMKTRLCIIGSGPAAHTAAIYAARAELKPILFEGWMANDIAPGGQLTTTSDVENFPGFPEGILGIELMDRCRSQSLRFGTQIFTETVSKVDFSARPFKVFTDSRTVVADAVVVATGAVAKRLGFPGSGDGPNGFWNRGISACAVCDGAAPLFRNKPLAVIGGGDSAMEEANFLTKYGSKVYIIHRRDAFRASKIMQNRAMSNPKIEVLWNSAVVEAYGEGERGVLGGLKVKNVVSGEVSNLKVSGLFFAIGHEPATKFLDGQLELDSDGYVVTKPGTTQTSVRGVFAAGDVQDKKYRQAVTAAGTGCMAALDAEHYLQEIGSQEGKSD, encoded by the exons ATGAGTTTTTGCCCCAGGAGGCTCACTTCCCTGCTTCGCAAAGCTCGCAGCCTCATCGGCCTCGCCACCACCGCCTCCACCgcagcttctctctcctcctcccccgCCGCCGCTGCCTCCATGGACGACCTCCAGACCATGAAGACCCGCCTCTGCATCATCGGCAGCGGCCCCGCCGCCCACACCGCCGCCATCTACGCCGCCCGCGCCGAGCTGAAGCCGATCCTCTTCGAGGGCTGGATGGCCAACGACATCGCCCCCGGCGGCCAGCTCACCACCACCTCCGACGTCGAGAACTTCCCGGGCTTCCCCGAGGGGATCCTCGGCATCGAGCTCATGGACCGCTGCCGCAGCCAGTCGCTCCGGTTCGGCACGCAGATCTTCACCGAGACGGTGAGCAAGGTCGATTTCTCCGCCCGTCCCTTCAAGGTCTTCACCGACTCGAGGACCGTGGTCGCCGACGCCGTGGTTGTTGCCACGGGAGCTGTCGCGAAGCGGCTTGGCTTCCCTGGCTCCGGAGACGGCCCGAACGGCTTCTGGAACCGCGGCATATCGGCGTGCGCTGTGTGCGATGGCGCCGCTCCGTTATTCAGGAACAAGCCCCTGGCTGTGATCGGAGGTGGTGACTCGGCGATGGAGGAGGCGAACTTTCTGACCAAGTACGGGTCCAAGGTTTACATCATTCACAGGAGAGATGCGTTTAGGGCCTCGAAGATTATGCAGAACAGGGCTATGAGTAACCCTAAGATCGAGGTTTTGTGGAACTCTGCAGTGGTGGAGGCGTATggcgaaggagagagaggggttttgGGAGGGTTGAAGGTCAAGAATGTTGTTAGTGGAGAGGTTTCTAATTTGAAGGTCTCTGGATTGTTCTTTGCCATTGGGCATGAGCCTGCGACTAAGTTTTTGGACGGACAGTTGGAGCTTGATTCCGATGGTTATGTTGTGACAAAGCCTGGGACCACGCAAACGAGTGTGCGAGGAGTTTTCGCTGCCGGGGATGTTCAGGATAAGAAGTATCGGCAGGCTGTTACTGCGGCTGGGACAG GGTGCATGGCAGCACTTGATGCAGAACATTATTTGCAAGAAATCGGATCTCAGGAAGGTAAAAGTGATTGA
- the LOC115744706 gene encoding F-box protein At2g26160-like → MEGTTKRPWSDLPPELLSIIGTRLHTRMDVLRFRSICSSFRSSITPPRRDASGFPFQILHSQRSALFLSESTVYALETVDEAASSHARWLVNLEESELGDIRILSLFSRRRITSLPRELPPVLDCLQFRIVEICREYTLEYGGRTGGGMQKVVVHPDCVWTDQDQCLVYFIDVERQLCCWKCGDENWSHLGRGYDDIVVYQGKVCAVDRFGSVCWVDSSFTLQRFSPSIDGGCRCRRGHTKRLVVSSGDLYVVDECIRHGGTGHFRAYILDQQCGRWEEVRSLGNSAFFLCKGRSFAVAPREIDGFEGDCIYYLKNAYDYCSYFWEEVKVYSLADGSHKDVEFSVLFRC, encoded by the coding sequence ATGGAGGGAACCACGAAACGTCCATGGTCCGATCTCCCGCCGGAGCTTCTCTCCATAATCGGCACTCGGCTCCACACTCGCATGGACGTCCTCCGGTTCCGAAGCATCTGCTCTTCGTTCCGCTCCTCGATCACCCCACCTCGCCGCGACGCTTCGGGGTTCCCTTTCCAAATCCTTCACTCGCAGAGGTCTGCCCTCTTCCTCAGCGAGAGCACAGTCTACGCCCTCGAAACAGTGGATGAAGCGGCCTCCAGTCACGCGCGGTGGCTAGTGAATCTCGAGGAGTCGGAGCTTGGGGACATTCGGATCCTCAGCCTCTTCTCGCGGCGGCGGATCACGTCCCTGCCCCGCGAGCTCCCGCCGGTACTCGATTGTCTCCAATTCCGAATCGTTGAAATCTGTAGAGAATACACGCTCGAATATGGAGGTAGAACTGGAGGAGGTATGCAGAAAGTAGTGGTGCATCCGGATTGTGTATGGACTGATCAAGATCAGTGTTTGGTTTATTTTATTGATGTAGAAAGGCAATTATGTTGTTGGAAGTGTGGGGATGAGAATTGGAGTCATTTAGGCCGGGGTTATGACGACATTGTAGTCTACCAAGGCAAAGTCTGCGCCGTCGATCGGTTTGGGTCGGTTTGCTGGGTCGATTCATCTTTCACACTTCAAAGGTTCTCACCATCAATCGACGGCGGCTGCCGTTGCCGTCGCGGCCACACAAAGCGTTTGGTGGTGTCAAGTGGTGATCTTTATGTGGTGGACGAATGCATTAGACATGGCGGGACGGGTCATTTTAGAGCCTACATATTAGATCAACAATGTGGGAGATGGGAGGAGGTGAGAAGCTTGGGCAATTCGGCTTTCTTCCTCTGCAAAGGCCGGTCGTTTGCGGTCGCGCCGCGCGAGATTGACGGGTTTGAAGGGGATTGCATCTACTACTTGAAGAACGCCTATGACTATTGTTCCTATTTCTGGGAAGAAGTTAAGGTGTATAGCTTGGCGGATGGCAGCCACAAGGACGTGGAATTTTCCGTTTTATTTCGTTGTTGA